Within the Telopea speciosissima isolate NSW1024214 ecotype Mountain lineage chromosome 4, Tspe_v1, whole genome shotgun sequence genome, the region TTGATTGCAGGCAATAATGGAAATTATAATGCCACAGAAGCAGTACCCAAGGGTGCTCAGACTGTGAAAGTTCAGCCTATTGCTGTCCCTGCCATTCCAGTAGATGAACTGAAGGAAGTTACAGATAACTTCGGGACAGAATCTTTAATCGGAGAGGGATCATATGGTAGAGTATATCATGGAGTTCTACAAAATGGGAATGCTGCAGCCATCAAAAAGCTAGATGCCAGTAAGCAACCTGACCAAGAATTTTTAGCTCAGGTCGGGGTTCTGAACAAATGCTCTTTGTGACTTCATTATATGCATGCTTATCATTCAGTCTTTTATATCAGTTTATGTATTGCCTTGTAGGTTTCCATGGTGTCAAGGCTCAAACATGAAAATGTTGTTGAGTTGGTTGGTTATTGTGTTGATGGAAATCTTCGTGTCCTTGCATATGAGTTTGCAACAATGGGATCACTTCATGATATTCTTCATGGTATGTAAAATTATGTTCCACAATATTGATTTTTTCTAAATGGTGTTAAGTTTATGAAGCATAACTGCCTCCACTGTTTACATTTAATAGTTGTTTCAGAACTTCTATGAACTGTTAGCCTGATGCAAGGCTGAAACTGTGTCCATACATCAAGCTTAGTGATGTAGAGTCTAGAAAGATTTTGTCTGGAGGGCATTCACATTTTTAATTTTAGAAATAGTTTGGGCATGCATTCTTTGATGTGAGCGATGTGGTTACAAAATATCCCTAATTTCATGAATAAACAAGTTAAGAGGCCTCCTTATTTGGTTGGAGTAATGACCTCATAAATTATGGGCCCTTTCCTGAAGATTTTTCATGAAGAGGATAAAATGTTAATGGAAGCTGTTTGGAATTCAAAGACAAATGTATTTGAAATGTGTTCCTGTTCTCTAATTTTTTCAGTTCATTATCACAGAGTTTCGCTTTTGTGAGAAGCAAGAACTATTCATTTGCTTGATGATGTTAATGCTTTTTATATTGCTTTTGAAATAATATGAAAATTGTTGATGAAAGTACTGCTATATGTGATTTTTTGATGTAGGACGGAAAGGTGTCAAAGGTGCACAACCAGGTCCTGTTCTATCATGGGCACAACGAGTAAAAATTGCTGTGGGGGCTGCGAAAGgacttgaatacttgcatgaaaaGGCTCAGCCTCACATTATCCATCGAGACATTAAGTCCAGCAATGTTTTActatttgatgatgatgttgCTAAGATTGCTGATTTTGATTTGTCAAATCAAGCTCCAGACATGGCAGCACGTCTTCATTCCACTCGTGTTCTTGGAACTTTTGGTTATCATGCCCCAGAGTGAGTTCCTTCTGGACTCCTTGGAATAGGTGCTAAATTGCTGATATCTTGTTCCCACAATAAATGTAGGTACTTATCAGAGGCTATAAGGTTGGTCTCCAGCTGTAGAGCAGCATGCACAATCTGCAAAGAGTGGGATTCACACCCGGTAGTTTCAATCTAGGAGATATTTTGGGTTAAATTTGAAGATAAAGACTGTCAACCATAGAGAAGCATCTTTTATGTGCAATCATTTGTTGCCATTTCAGTGTTCCACTTATGAACTAACCAAAACTTAGCCAATGAATATGTCAGTTATCAAGTTCTGTTCTGTCACAGTAAGGCCAGTGGTGGGTAATCCAGGGAAACCGAAAACTTTGAATTGATTGAAAGGTAGGATCATGCTTTTTAAAACTGAACTGGGCATGAAAGTCTGCTCAATTCTGGTTCTGACATATTTAGACCTGTCAAACCATGGTTTaaaaaaagtggaaaaaaatgaaataaataaaagatagtGCATCATTATACAATAGAAGTATCCATTGCTTGGTTTGATTCCGGTTTTCTGTCAAGGTGTTTCTATGTCTGGACTGAACTGAGAAGGGGGGTGATTGTGGTCCAGTTTGACTGTCAGTCTGGtctgattttaaaaattatggGTAGGACTGTGGGGGACATTTGCATAAGCTGAAGGGTACATGGAGCACATGAGCCATGCTGGTTGCTATGTGATTGATAGATGATCCTTATGGTCCACCCTGATGGTTCACATTATATTTCTTGAAACAACTTTATTATGAGGTGCAAATGAGACCCTAATAATTGGTAACTAACATTTATAGAGTTGCCGTTGAAGAATTCATGAATACTAGTTACTATGAATACTGTACCACAGTATAGTTGACACTAGTTTTTGTGATTTTGGGTGGCAGATATGCAATGACTGGACAGTTGAGTTCAAAGAGTGATGTTTACAGTTTTGGCGTTGTCCTTTTGGAGCTCTTGACTGGGCGTAAACCCGTTGATCATACATTACCACGGGGGCAACAGAGTCTGGTGACATGGGTACaaattcattttcctttctGTCTAGAATTATTAGAGGGTATTTGCATGATATTTCTTAACTTTTTTCATGTCAAAATGAATTTCTTTCTTTGTACTGATTACTGGAATTTGAAATACATCAGGCGACCCCAAGACTTAGTGAAGACAAGGTGAGGCAGTGTGTTGACACAAGACTAGGGGGGGACTACCCTCCAAAGGCAGTTGCCAAGGTAGTTCTTGTGCTTTCAATCatcatttatgttttttaattttttgtttgttttaactTGAAGAATAAGATACAGTGGATTCCATATGGGACTTACCCGTAGGGGAGTCTAGGTACCTGGAATctcttttttggtaagatagATCTTTAACATTTATATCACTCTATCTGGAGTTGGTAAGGCAGGTCATTAACTTTTGTATCACTGTCTGG harbors:
- the LOC122660086 gene encoding pto-interacting protein 1, whose translation is MSCFSCCDNDDMHRPADSGGPFMPNNSAGNNGNYNATEAVPKGAQTVKVQPIAVPAIPVDELKEVTDNFGTESLIGEGSYGRVYHGVLQNGNAAAIKKLDASKQPDQEFLAQVSMVSRLKHENVVELVGYCVDGNLRVLAYEFATMGSLHDILHGRKGVKGAQPGPVLSWAQRVKIAVGAAKGLEYLHEKAQPHIIHRDIKSSNVLLFDDDVAKIADFDLSNQAPDMAARLHSTRVLGTFGYHAPEYAMTGQLSSKSDVYSFGVVLLELLTGRKPVDHTLPRGQQSLVTWATPRLSEDKVRQCVDTRLGGDYPPKAVAKMAAVAALCVQYEADFRPNMSIVVKALQPLLNARAGPPGEAPGL